Proteins found in one Rhodovulum sp. MB263 genomic segment:
- a CDS encoding quinone-dependent dihydroorotate dehydrogenase, which yields MTPFERVGLAVFHRIEPERAHALSLMALRGGLVPLPGQLTSPRLATDLAGLSLPNPVGLAAGYDKNAVALGPLMRAGFGFLEVGAATPRPQPGNPRPRLFRLIEDRAAINRFGFNNEGMAVIGARLAARPAGVPVGLNLGANKDSPDRAADFATVLRACGPHVDFATVNVSSPNTEKLRDLQGRDALAALLAGVMAARAELSRPVPVFLKIAPDLSDAEIDDIAAVALEAGVSGIVATNTTLARSGLKSADAGQAGGLSGAPLFARSTRVLARLSLATGGRLPLIGVGGVGSAEEAYAKIRAGASALQLYTALVYGGMSLVRDIVEGLDGLLARDGFAHVSEAVGTGREDWQ from the coding sequence ATGACGCCGTTCGAACGGGTGGGGTTGGCGGTGTTTCACCGGATCGAGCCGGAACGGGCCCATGCGCTGTCGCTGATGGCACTGCGCGGTGGCCTCGTGCCGCTGCCGGGGCAGTTGACCAGCCCGCGGCTCGCCACCGATCTGGCCGGGCTTTCGCTGCCCAACCCGGTCGGGCTCGCCGCCGGCTATGACAAGAACGCGGTGGCGCTGGGCCCGCTGATGCGCGCGGGCTTCGGCTTTCTCGAGGTGGGCGCCGCGACGCCCCGCCCGCAGCCCGGCAATCCGCGCCCGCGGCTCTTTCGTCTGATCGAGGACCGGGCCGCGATCAACCGCTTCGGCTTCAACAACGAGGGCATGGCGGTGATCGGCGCCCGGCTGGCGGCGCGGCCTGCGGGCGTGCCGGTGGGGCTGAACCTCGGGGCCAACAAGGACAGTCCCGACCGGGCGGCCGATTTCGCCACGGTGCTGAGGGCCTGTGGGCCGCATGTCGATTTCGCCACGGTCAATGTCTCCTCGCCCAATACCGAGAAGCTGCGCGATCTGCAGGGCCGCGACGCACTGGCGGCGCTTCTGGCGGGCGTGATGGCGGCGCGGGCGGAACTTTCCCGCCCGGTCCCGGTTTTCCTCAAGATCGCGCCGGATCTGAGCGATGCCGAGATCGACGATATCGCCGCCGTGGCGCTGGAGGCCGGGGTTTCGGGCATCGTCGCCACCAATACCACGCTGGCCCGGAGCGGGCTGAAAAGCGCGGATGCGGGGCAGGCAGGCGGGTTGTCGGGAGCGCCGCTTTTCGCGCGCTCGACCCGGGTTCTGGCGCGGTTGTCGCTCGCGACCGGCGGGCGTCTGCCGCTGATCGGGGTGGGCGGTGTCGGCTCGGCCGAGGAGGCCTATGCCAAGATCCGCGCGGGCGCCTCGGCGCTGCAGCTTTACACCGCGCTCGTCTATGGCGGCATGAGTCTCGTGCGCGACATCGTCGAGGGGCTCGACGGGCTGCTGGCGCGGGACGGGTTCGCCCATGTCTCCGAGGCCGTGGGCACGGGGCGAGAGGACTGGCAATAG
- a CDS encoding bifunctional UDP-sugar hydrolase/5'-nucleotidase: MIMRIFPATAALALLAGTAQADIALTLLHTNDVHARLEPISEYDSGCSEEDNLAGACFGGTARLATAIAAARAEGRPTLLFDAGDQFQGTLFYSYYKGKAAAEMLNRLGYDAMAVGNHEFDDGPGGLAEFAARLRMPLLMANADLSAEPRLKDAIRKSVVIEAAGERIGVIGLTPRSNPELASPGPDIVFTDPVEAAQAEIDRLTAQGIDKIVLLSHSGHETDKRIAAETTGLDVIVGGHSHSLLSNTDETAAGPYPTMVGDTAIVQAYAYGRYLGRLDVVFDDTGKLVSAEGEPILLDASVAEDEAVKARIAELARPLDEIRRKVVAETSAPIDGDRGACRAGECAMGNLVAEAMLDRVRSQGISIAIQNGGGLRASIDEGPVTMGEVLTVLPFRNTLATFHVSGATVRAALEHGLSQAEEGAGRFPQVAGLRFSWDPAAAPGHRLRKIEVKEGTEWEPLDPEKSYGLVSNNYVRNGGDGYTMFLDAREVYDFGPDLADVTAEYLARNAPYAPGTDGRIATD; the protein is encoded by the coding sequence ATGATCATGCGCATCTTCCCTGCGACCGCGGCACTGGCGCTGCTGGCCGGCACCGCGCAGGCCGATATCGCGCTGACCCTGCTGCATACCAATGATGTGCATGCCCGACTCGAGCCGATCTCGGAATACGATTCGGGTTGCTCCGAAGAGGACAATCTGGCCGGCGCCTGTTTCGGCGGCACCGCGCGGCTGGCCACCGCCATCGCCGCGGCGCGGGCCGAAGGCCGGCCGACCCTGCTGTTCGATGCCGGCGATCAGTTCCAGGGCACGCTGTTCTACAGCTACTACAAGGGCAAGGCCGCGGCAGAGATGCTCAACCGGCTGGGCTATGATGCGATGGCCGTCGGCAATCACGAATTCGACGACGGTCCGGGCGGGCTGGCCGAGTTCGCCGCCCGGCTGAGGATGCCGCTCTTGATGGCCAATGCCGATCTCTCTGCCGAGCCACGGCTGAAGGATGCGATCCGGAAATCGGTGGTGATCGAGGCGGCGGGCGAGCGGATCGGCGTGATCGGCCTGACGCCGCGCAGCAATCCCGAGCTGGCAAGCCCCGGCCCCGATATCGTCTTCACCGATCCGGTTGAGGCGGCGCAGGCCGAGATCGACCGCCTGACCGCCCAGGGCATCGACAAGATCGTCCTGCTCAGCCATTCCGGCCATGAGACCGACAAGCGGATCGCGGCCGAAACCACCGGCCTCGACGTCATCGTCGGCGGCCACAGCCACAGCTTGCTGTCGAACACCGACGAGACCGCCGCGGGCCCCTACCCGACCATGGTGGGCGATACCGCCATCGTGCAGGCCTATGCCTATGGCCGGTATCTCGGCCGCCTGGACGTGGTCTTCGACGACACTGGCAAGCTGGTGTCGGCCGAGGGCGAGCCGATCCTGCTCGACGCCTCGGTCGCCGAGGACGAAGCCGTCAAGGCCCGCATCGCCGAGCTCGCCCGGCCGCTCGACGAGATCCGCCGGAAGGTCGTGGCCGAGACGTCGGCCCCGATCGATGGCGATCGCGGCGCCTGCCGCGCGGGCGAATGCGCGATGGGCAATCTGGTGGCCGAGGCGATGCTCGACCGGGTGCGCAGCCAGGGCATCTCGATTGCGATCCAGAATGGCGGCGGCCTGCGTGCCTCGATCGACGAGGGGCCGGTGACCATGGGCGAGGTGCTGACGGTCCTGCCGTTCCGGAACACGCTTGCGACCTTCCATGTCAGCGGCGCGACGGTGCGCGCGGCGCTCGAGCACGGGCTGAGCCAGGCCGAGGAGGGCGCGGGACGCTTCCCGCAGGTCGCAGGCCTGCGCTTCAGCTGGGATCCCGCGGCGGCGCCCGGCCACCGGCTGCGCAAGATCGAGGTGAAGGAGGGCACAGAGTGGGAACCCCTTGACCCCGAGAAGAGCTATGGCCTCGTGTCGAACAACTATGTCCGGAACGGCGGCGACGGCTACACCATGTTTCTCGACGCCCGCGAGGTCTATGATTTCGGCCCCGACCTGGCCGATGTCACGGCCGAGTACCTGGCCCGTAACGCGCCCTATGCGCCCGGGACCGACGGCCGCATCGCCACCGACTGA
- a CDS encoding GatB/YqeY domain-containing protein produces the protein MDLRTRISAALKAAMKDREADRLGTLRLINAAIKDRDIAARTGDGEEGVSEAEVLAILARMVKQRQESARAYEEGGRLDLAERERAEIAVIEEYLPRQLTADEVDEAIGTAIVETEANSIRDMGKVMAQLKARYAGRMDFAAVGPMVRQRLT, from the coding sequence ATGGACCTACGCACCCGCATTTCTGCGGCGCTCAAGGCGGCGATGAAGGACAGGGAGGCGGACCGGCTCGGAACGCTGAGGCTGATCAATGCCGCGATCAAGGACCGCGACATCGCGGCCCGCACCGGGGATGGCGAGGAGGGCGTGAGCGAGGCCGAGGTGCTGGCGATCCTCGCCCGCATGGTCAAGCAGCGACAGGAAAGCGCCCGTGCCTATGAAGAGGGCGGGCGCCTCGATCTGGCCGAACGCGAACGCGCCGAGATCGCGGTGATCGAGGAATATCTGCCGCGCCAGCTGACCGCGGACGAGGTCGACGAGGCCATCGGCACGGCAATCGTCGAGACCGAGGCCAATTCGATCCGCGACATGGGAAAGGTGATGGCGCAGCTGAAGGCCAGATATGCCGGGCGGATGGATTTCGCCGCCGTCGGTCCGATGGTCCGTCAACGGCTGACCTGA
- the arsC gene encoding arsenate reductase (glutaredoxin) (This arsenate reductase requires both glutathione and glutaredoxin to convert arsenate to arsenite, after which the efflux transporter formed by ArsA and ArsB can extrude the arsenite from the cell, providing resistance.) produces MTAIVIWHNPRCSKSRAALALLQERGVEPRVRRYLEVPPNEKELREVLDMLGGPAIGMMRTGEPLFAELELTKEAPDEVLIAAMAAHPKLIERPLAMADGRAVLGRPPERVLELLED; encoded by the coding sequence ATGACGGCGATCGTGATCTGGCACAACCCGCGCTGTTCAAAGTCGCGCGCGGCTCTGGCGCTTCTGCAGGAGCGGGGCGTCGAGCCCCGGGTGCGGCGCTATCTCGAGGTGCCGCCGAACGAGAAGGAGTTGCGCGAGGTTCTCGACATGCTGGGCGGTCCCGCCATCGGCATGATGCGGACCGGCGAGCCGCTCTTTGCCGAGCTGGAACTTACGAAGGAGGCCCCCGACGAGGTGCTGATCGCGGCCATGGCCGCGCATCCGAAGCTGATCGAGCGGCCGCTGGCGATGGCCGATGGCCGCGCCGTCCTGGGCCGCCCGCCCGAACGGGTGCTGGAGCTTCTGGAAGACTGA
- a CDS encoding DUF1636 domain-containing protein has protein sequence MSAPEAPAVELLVCTTCKRRQPADPDAPRPGSLLHEAVRAHGLPEGVRLVPVECLSACASGCTVALRGPGRWTYVYGNFDETTGAPIIAEGARAYRDAADGLVPWRERPEHFRKNCIARIPPMEALK, from the coding sequence ATGAGCGCGCCCGAGGCCCCTGCGGTCGAGCTTCTGGTCTGCACCACCTGCAAGCGCCGCCAGCCCGCCGATCCCGATGCCCCCCGCCCGGGCAGCCTGCTTCACGAGGCCGTCCGGGCTCATGGCCTGCCCGAAGGCGTGCGCCTTGTGCCCGTCGAATGCCTCTCGGCCTGTGCCTCGGGTTGCACCGTCGCGCTGCGGGGACCGGGCCGCTGGACATATGTCTATGGCAATTTCGACGAGACGACCGGCGCGCCCATCATCGCCGAGGGCGCCCGCGCCTATCGCGACGCCGCCGACGGGCTCGTGCCCTGGCGCGAGCGCCCCGAGCATTTCCGCAAGAACTGCATTGCCCGTATCCCGCCCATGGAGGCCCTGAAATGA
- a CDS encoding DUF952 domain-containing protein, protein MLIYKIFRRAEWDALRERGASRGAPVDLADGFIHLSTAGQVAATAEKHFAGESDLVLVAVAAERLGADLKWEASRGGALFPHLYRELRLADLVWDKSLPLGATGHIFPEGMI, encoded by the coding sequence ATGCTGATTTACAAGATTTTCCGACGCGCCGAATGGGACGCGCTCCGTGAACGGGGCGCCAGCCGCGGCGCGCCGGTCGATCTGGCCGATGGCTTCATCCATCTCTCGACCGCCGGGCAGGTGGCCGCCACCGCCGAGAAGCATTTCGCCGGGGAAAGCGACCTGGTTCTGGTCGCGGTCGCGGCCGAGCGTCTGGGGGCCGACCTGAAATGGGAGGCCTCGCGCGGCGGCGCGCTCTTTCCGCATCTCTACCGCGAACTCCGGCTTGCGGATCTGGTCTGGGACAAGTCGCTGCCGCTGGGTGCGACGGGGCATATCTTTCCCGAGGGCATGATATGA
- the carA gene encoding glutamine-hydrolyzing carbamoyl-phosphate synthase small subunit, translating into MPAATPHPTACLTLADGTVFYGQGFGAVGETVAELCFNTAMTGYQEIMTDPSYAGQVVTFTFPHVGNVGVNGDDDETADPVAAGMVVKWDPTEPSNWRATDALKDWLARRGRIGIGGIDTRRLTRAIRQQGAPHVALAHDPEGRFDIEKLVAKARAWSGLVGLDLAKDVTCAQSYRWDEMRWAWPEGHAKRTEPGHRVVAIDYGAKRNILRCLASAGCDVTVLPASASAEDVLALEPEGVFLSNGPGDPAATGEYAVPMIRKILDKDVPLFGICLGHQMLALALGAKTVKMNHGHHGANHPVKDLETGKVEITSMNHGFTVDSQTLPEGVKETHVSLFDGSNCGIRMTDRPVFSVQYHPEASPGPQDSYYLFERFVTAMADRKQA; encoded by the coding sequence ATGCCAGCCGCAACGCCTCACCCGACCGCCTGCCTGACCCTCGCTGACGGAACCGTCTTCTATGGCCAGGGCTTCGGCGCCGTGGGCGAGACGGTGGCCGAGCTCTGTTTCAACACCGCCATGACCGGCTATCAGGAGATCATGACCGACCCCTCCTATGCGGGTCAGGTGGTGACCTTCACCTTCCCCCATGTCGGCAATGTCGGCGTCAATGGCGACGATGACGAAACCGCCGATCCGGTCGCCGCAGGCATGGTGGTCAAATGGGACCCCACCGAGCCCTCGAACTGGCGCGCCACCGATGCGCTGAAGGACTGGCTGGCCCGGCGCGGCCGGATCGGGATCGGCGGCATCGACACGCGGCGACTGACCCGGGCGATCCGCCAGCAGGGCGCGCCGCATGTGGCGCTGGCCCATGATCCCGAGGGTCGGTTCGACATCGAGAAGCTGGTGGCAAAGGCGCGCGCCTGGTCCGGCCTGGTCGGGCTCGACCTGGCCAAGGATGTCACCTGCGCCCAGAGCTATCGCTGGGACGAGATGCGCTGGGCCTGGCCCGAGGGCCACGCGAAACGCACCGAGCCCGGCCACCGGGTCGTGGCCATCGACTATGGCGCCAAGCGCAACATCCTGCGCTGCCTGGCCTCGGCCGGCTGCGACGTGACCGTGCTGCCCGCCAGCGCCAGCGCCGAGGATGTGCTGGCGCTCGAGCCCGAAGGCGTGTTCCTGTCGAACGGCCCCGGCGATCCGGCTGCGACCGGTGAATACGCGGTGCCGATGATCCGCAAGATCCTGGACAAGGACGTGCCGCTGTTCGGGATCTGCCTTGGCCACCAGATGCTGGCCCTCGCCCTTGGCGCGAAGACCGTCAAGATGAATCACGGCCATCACGGCGCCAACCACCCGGTGAAGGATCTCGAAACCGGCAAGGTCGAGATCACCTCGATGAATCACGGCTTCACCGTCGACAGCCAGACCCTGCCCGAGGGCGTCAAGGAAACCCATGTCTCGCTGTTCGACGGGTCGAATTGCGGCATCCGCATGACCGACCGGCCGGTCTTCTCGGTGCAGTATCACCCCGAGGCGAGCCCGGGCCCGCAGGACAGCTACTATCTGTTCGAACGCTTCGTGACCGCGATGGCAGACCGCAAGCAGGCCTGA
- the cobW gene encoding cobalamin biosynthesis protein CobW, translating to MTDLAKLPVTVVTGFLGSGKTTLIRHLMQNAGGRRLAVLVNEFGDVGVDGEILKGCALPDCPAENVVELANGCICCTVADEFIPTMEALLQLEPRPDHILIETSGLALPKPLLKAFDWPAIRSRITVDGVIAVADAEAVAAGRFAPNVAAVDAQRAADDSLDHETPLSEVFEDQIACADIVLLTKPDLAGPEGLAAARAVIEAEAPRKLPVVEVTEGAVDPRVILGLGAAAEDDLDARPSHHDSGAEHDHDEFESVVIDLPEQDDPEALSARIEALARTQNILRVKGHVAVAGKPMRLLVQAVGARVRHQFDRPWGPDETRATRLVVIAEHDDIDEGAIRAALSA from the coding sequence ATGACCGATCTCGCCAAACTTCCCGTCACCGTCGTCACCGGCTTTCTCGGCTCGGGCAAGACCACGCTGATCCGCCACCTGATGCAGAATGCGGGCGGCCGCCGCCTGGCCGTCCTGGTCAATGAATTCGGCGATGTCGGCGTCGATGGCGAGATCCTGAAGGGCTGCGCCCTGCCCGACTGCCCGGCCGAGAACGTGGTCGAGCTTGCCAATGGCTGCATCTGCTGCACCGTCGCCGACGAGTTCATCCCGACGATGGAGGCGCTTTTGCAGCTCGAGCCGCGCCCCGACCATATCCTGATCGAGACCTCGGGGCTGGCCCTGCCGAAACCTCTGCTGAAGGCGTTCGACTGGCCCGCGATCCGCTCGCGCATCACCGTCGACGGGGTGATCGCGGTGGCCGATGCCGAGGCCGTGGCCGCGGGCCGCTTCGCGCCGAATGTCGCCGCCGTCGATGCCCAGCGCGCCGCCGATGACAGCCTCGATCACGAGACGCCGCTGTCCGAGGTCTTCGAGGACCAGATCGCCTGCGCCGATATCGTGCTGCTGACCAAGCCCGATCTCGCCGGCCCCGAGGGGCTGGCCGCCGCCCGCGCCGTGATCGAGGCCGAGGCGCCGCGCAAGCTGCCCGTGGTCGAGGTGACCGAGGGCGCGGTCGATCCGCGCGTGATCCTGGGACTTGGCGCGGCCGCCGAGGACGATCTCGACGCCCGGCCCAGCCATCATGACAGCGGCGCCGAGCATGACCATGACGAATTCGAAAGCGTGGTGATCGATCTGCCCGAACAGGACGACCCCGAGGCGCTCTCGGCCCGGATCGAGGCGCTGGCGCGCACGCAGAACATCCTGCGGGTCAAGGGCCATGTCGCGGTCGCGGGCAAGCCGATGCGGCTTCTGGTGCAGGCGGTGGGCGCGCGGGTGCGCCATCAGTTCGACCGGCCCTGGGGGCCGGACGAGACCCGCGCCACCCGGCTTGTCGTGATCGCCGAGCATGACGATATCGACGAAGGCGCGATCCGCGCGGCTCTGAGCGCCTGA
- the tcuA gene encoding FAD-dependent tricarballylate dehydrogenase TcuA, with amino-acid sequence MPDPRSALPDPDPAAPSGTTGVLVAGAGFAGLTAAIEARLRGAEVTLIDPAPRPLLGGNTRHSRNIRLAHDGETRWQRGSYTASEFEADIARLVPSDTGLAGVLARGSAELGPWLAARGVAFEPWDEGNLPFSRRTAFFLGGGQALTNALWRAAERLGIRILEGRIEALPPDWAEDRPLRLSVQTGPRETDTGTCHIEAGALILATGGYGANRAALVRHLGPGAAAFANRGTPYQEGAPLLWLMAHGAATVGKPGDGHLVAVDARAPGEDAGIVSRADGMHLGLVVDARGQRFRDEGSDVGSARYSVWGRALAGRADPRAWLILDADGAARLPPLPYPPLSAGNPADLARLCGIDPTGLAATLEALAAHLDRGAPLEPPRSRPEGLPFPAPLRPPLAAIPLLPGLAFTRHGVAVDGTARVRLEDGGSAHRVFAAGAAMAGGLLGQGYLSGSALAIGGVFGRIAGAGAASIAGPDARQAGPGAVPSLPAADPAPPLSQPASAASGPWQEAARALNICNSCGFCTGLCAVFPAAQLRPALAAGDLRHLAHLCHDCRSCHYDCQYAPPHALAVNLPAALAEARAADYAAGLPARLPGAIFLLCLLGLPLLALLAIPPERLFATGTAPGAFYEVIPHWLMAGGAGLAFGGAALVLAIRLGRFWHQTRGPAARPGIRPLARGLGAALRLTNLGADRGCDGPRGPTGPARRIFHHLLAGGFVLTGLATLAGALLHARGEIAPYPLASAPVGLGTLGGLAMLAGLAGLAGLSHRRIRADRRPASARMETADRDLRRALGIVAGSGLALLALRDGPAMGLMLALHLGSVLGLALALPFGKLSHGAYRGLALIRHDAERAARPRPRR; translated from the coding sequence ATGCCCGATCCCCGTTCCGCCCTGCCCGACCCGGACCCGGCCGCACCTTCCGGGACGACCGGCGTGCTGGTCGCGGGCGCGGGCTTTGCCGGGCTGACAGCGGCCATCGAGGCACGGCTTCGCGGCGCCGAGGTGACGCTGATCGATCCGGCCCCGAGGCCGCTTCTGGGCGGGAATACCCGCCATTCCCGCAATATCCGCCTTGCCCATGACGGCGAGACCCGCTGGCAGCGCGGTAGCTACACCGCCTCCGAATTCGAGGCCGATATCGCGAGGCTCGTGCCTTCCGATACCGGGCTTGCGGGCGTTCTGGCGCGGGGCTCGGCCGAGCTCGGGCCCTGGCTGGCGGCACGCGGCGTCGCCTTCGAGCCCTGGGACGAGGGCAACCTGCCCTTCTCGCGCCGCACCGCCTTCTTTCTGGGCGGCGGTCAGGCGCTGACGAATGCCCTCTGGCGCGCGGCCGAGCGGCTGGGCATCCGCATCCTCGAAGGCCGGATCGAGGCGCTGCCACCCGACTGGGCCGAGGACCGGCCGCTTCGGCTGAGCGTGCAGACAGGCCCCCGTGAGACAGACACCGGGACCTGCCATATCGAGGCCGGGGCTCTGATCCTGGCCACGGGCGGGTATGGCGCCAACCGGGCCGCGCTTGTCCGCCATCTCGGCCCGGGCGCGGCCGCCTTCGCCAATCGCGGCACCCCGTATCAGGAGGGCGCGCCGCTTCTGTGGCTGATGGCCCATGGTGCGGCCACGGTCGGGAAGCCGGGCGACGGCCATCTCGTCGCTGTCGATGCGCGCGCCCCCGGTGAGGATGCAGGCATCGTCAGCCGCGCCGACGGCATGCATCTCGGCCTCGTCGTCGATGCGAGGGGACAGCGGTTCCGCGACGAGGGCTCGGATGTCGGATCGGCCCGCTATTCGGTCTGGGGCCGGGCGCTGGCCGGGCGCGCCGATCCGCGCGCCTGGCTGATCCTCGATGCCGACGGCGCGGCCAGGCTGCCGCCCCTGCCTTACCCGCCGCTCAGCGCCGGAAACCCGGCCGATCTGGCAAGGCTTTGCGGCATCGACCCCACGGGGCTTGCCGCGACGCTGGAGGCGCTCGCCGCGCATCTCGACCGCGGCGCCCCGCTCGAACCGCCCCGGAGCCGCCCCGAAGGCCTGCCCTTCCCGGCGCCCCTCCGCCCGCCCCTCGCGGCGATCCCGCTGCTGCCGGGGCTTGCCTTCACCCGCCACGGGGTCGCTGTCGACGGCACCGCCCGGGTGCGGCTCGAGGACGGCGGCAGCGCGCATCGGGTCTTTGCCGCGGGCGCCGCGATGGCGGGCGGGCTGCTGGGCCAGGGCTATCTCTCGGGCAGTGCGCTGGCAATTGGCGGGGTCTTCGGCCGGATCGCCGGGGCGGGCGCGGCCAGCATCGCGGGCCCCGACGCCCGCCAGGCCGGGCCCGGCGCCGTCCCGTCCCTCCCGGCGGCGGACCCCGCCCCCCCCCTCTCACAGCCTGCCTCCGCGGCCTCCGGGCCCTGGCAGGAGGCCGCCCGCGCGCTGAACATCTGCAATAGCTGCGGTTTCTGCACCGGGCTTTGCGCGGTCTTTCCGGCGGCCCAGCTCCGTCCGGCCCTCGCGGCAGGCGATCTGCGCCACCTGGCGCATCTTTGCCATGACTGCCGCTCCTGCCATTACGACTGCCAATATGCCCCGCCCCATGCGCTGGCGGTGAACCTGCCCGCGGCCCTGGCCGAGGCGCGCGCAGCCGATTACGCCGCCGGCCTGCCCGCGCGCCTGCCCGGGGCGATCTTCCTGCTCTGCCTTCTCGGCCTGCCGCTGCTGGCCCTTCTGGCGATCCCGCCCGAGAGGCTCTTTGCCACCGGCACCGCGCCCGGCGCCTTTTACGAGGTGATCCCGCATTGGCTCATGGCCGGAGGCGCGGGGCTGGCTTTCGGCGGCGCGGCGCTGGTGCTGGCGATCCGGCTCGGACGGTTCTGGCATCAGACCAGAGGCCCCGCCGCGCGGCCGGGCATCCGCCCTTTGGCCCGGGGGCTTGGCGCGGCGCTGCGGCTTACCAATCTCGGCGCGGATCGCGGCTGCGACGGGCCGCGGGGCCCGACCGGCCCGGCGCGGCGGATCTTCCATCACCTGCTGGCGGGCGGCTTCGTGCTGACCGGGCTGGCGACGCTGGCCGGGGCCCTGCTTCACGCCCGGGGCGAGATCGCGCCCTATCCGCTGGCCTCGGCCCCGGTCGGGCTGGGCACGCTGGGCGGTCTCGCCATGCTTGCCGGGCTTGCCGGGCTTGCGGGACTGTCGCATCGGCGCATCCGGGCCGACCGCCGCCCTGCCTCGGCCCGGATGGAGACCGCCGACCGCGACCTGAGACGCGCCCTGGGCATTGTCGCGGGCTCGGGCCTCGCGCTGCTGGCCCTGCGCGACGGGCCGGCGATGGGGCTGATGCTGGCGCTCCATCTCGGGTCGGTCCTGGGGCTCGCGCTGGCGCTGCCCTTCGGCAAGCTCTCGCACGGGGCCTATCGCGGCCTCGCCCTGATCCGCCATGACGCCGAACGCGCGGCCCGGCCAAGGCCCCGTCGCTGA